In Tumebacillus amylolyticus, the genomic window CTTTTTTTGTAACAGAGGGAGTGATATACTCGTTTCGTTACTCGCATACTAAGGACTACTTGTGGAAGAACAAAGGTGGAGACATGAAGAGACAACGTCGCAGCTACAAACCCCGCACCCTTCTGTTTCTGGACTTTCTCTACATTACGGTGGGTTCGCTTCTCATCGCGCTCGCCGTAACGTGGGTGTTTGTTCCGAACAAGACGGTGACGGGTGGAGTCACAGGTATCTCGATCCTCCTGTATTACATGTTCGGGTGGAAGGTATCCGTCACTTCGCTTTTGATCAACATCCCGCTGTTCTGGGCGGGGTACCGCTTTCTCGGCGGCCGTGAGTTTGCACTCAAGACTCTGTACGGCATCTTGGCGCTTACGATCTGGCTGCAAGTGCTCGAACCGCTCAAGGACCATCCGCTGACCACCGACACGTTGCTCGCCTCGATCTACGGAGGTCTCTTGCTCGGAGCCGGTCTTGGCATCGTGTTTCGCGGGCGAGCCACCACGGGCGGTACAGACCTCGCCGCACGATTGGTGCAGAAATACACCGGCATCACAGCCGGAACTCTCCTGCTTGTCATCGACGGCAGCATCGTCACCGCAGCCGGCGTGATTTTTGGCATAGAGCGCGTGTTGTATGCGCTGATTTCCCTGTTTATCACGAGCAAGACGATTGACCTCGTGCAACAAGGCGTTGCTGTCGGCAAGGTTTCCTACATCATCACCGATCACGAAGAAGCGGTGCGCCAAGCGATTCTCTTCAACCTCGTCCGCGGATGCACAAAGCTGCCGTCCACCGGCGGCTTCACCGGCGAACAACGGCCGATGCTCATGACCGTCGTCTCCCGCTCCGAAGTCTCGCGGTTGAAAGAACTGGTCCGCCAGATCGACCCCCGTGCGTTCGTGATCGTCTCCGATGTACAGGAAGTCCTCGGCGAAGGTTTCACCTACGCTCAAGACCAGACAGCCCATGACGAAAGGAGTTCCTGACATGTCCGCAAATTTTGACCAACTCGCCATCACGGCAATCCGCACGCTCTCGATCGACATGATCGACAAAGCAAACTCCGGCCACCCCGGCCTCCCGATGGGTGCCGCACCGATGGCGTATGAGCTGTGGGCTCACCAAATGAAGCACAACCCGTCCAACCCGAAATGGTTCGACCGCGACCGCTTCGTCCTCTCCGCAGGCCACGGCTCCGCACTTCTATACTCGCTCTTGCACCTGACAGGCTACGATCTCCCGCTGAACGAACTCAAGCAGTTCCGCCAATGGGGCTCCAAGACCCCGGGTCACCCTGAATACGGCCACACCCCTGGCGTCGAAGCAACAACCGGCCCGCTGGGTCAAGGCATCGGGATGGCTGTCGGCATGGCGATGGCAGAAGCACACCTGGCCGCTACATACAACCGCGAGGGACATGAAGTTATCTCGCACTACACCTACGCTCTCTGCGGCGACGGCGACCTCATGGAAGGCGTTGCAGCAGAAGCCGCGTCGATGGCCGGCCACATGGGCCTCGGCAAACTGGTCGTGCTCTACGATTCCAACGACATCTCGCTCGACGGCCAACTGAACATGTCGTTCACCGAGAGCGTCCAGAAGCGTTTCGAATCCTACGGTTGGCAGTACCTCCGCGTGGAGGACGGCACCGACATCAACGCGATCGGCGCAGCGATCGAACAAGCACAGGGCGACACGCAACACCCGACCCTGATCGAGATCCGCACCGTCATCGGCTACGGCTCCCCGAACCGCGCAGGCACCAACAAAGTCCACGGGTCCCCGCTCGGCGCAGAAGAGTCCAAGCTGACCAAGCAAGGCTACAACTGGGAGCACGAAGCGTTCGACATCCCGCAAGCGATCCGCGATCACTTCGCCCACATCAAGGAAAAAGGCCAGCAACTCGAATCCGAGTGGAACGCCAAGTTCTCCGCGTATGAAAAAGCGCACCCGGAACTCGCGCAACAGCTCAAACTCGCAATCGACGGCGAACTCCCGCCCGGTTGGGACAAAGACCTGCCGACCTACACCCCGGAAGGCCCGGCAATGGCTACCCGCGAAACGTCCGGCGCTGCCCTGAACGGTCTGGCAAAAAATCTCCCGACTCTCTTCGGCGGCTCGGCAGACCTCGCAGGCTCCAACAACACCACCCTCAAAGGGCTCCCGGTGTTCGACGTCAAGGACTACTCCGGCCGCAACGTCTGGTTTGGCGTTCGTGAGCACGCGATGGGCGCTGCCCTGAACGGTTTGGCTCTGCACGGCGGCGTCAATCCGTACGGCGGCACGTTCTTCGTGTTCTCCGACTACCTGCGCCCGTCGATCCGACTGGCGGCGCTGATGGGCCTGCCGGTTCTCTACGTGCTGACCCACGACTCCATCGCCGTTGGCGAAGACGGCCCGACCCACGAACCGGTCGAGCATCTCGCAGCCCTGCGCGTCATCCCGAACCTGACCGTCCTGCGTCCGGCAGACGGCAACGAAACCAACGAAGCCTACCGCTGGGCGCTTTCGCAAAAAAGCTCCCCGGTCGCGATGGTTCTCACCCGCCAGAAACTGCCGCAACTCCCGGACACCGGAGAAAAAGCGCGTGACGGCATCGCCAAGGGCGCATACGTCCTCGCAGACGCTGCAAACGGCGCAACTCCGCAAGTCATCCTGATCGCAACCGGTTCAGAAGTCTCCCTCGCCATGGCTGCGAAAAAAGCGCTCGACGAGCAAGGCATCGCCGCGCGCGTCGTCTCCATGCCGGCACAAAACTTGTTCGAACAGCAATCCCAAGCGTACAAAGACTCCGTCCTCCCGCCGTCCGTCAAAGCGCGCGTCGCCATCGAAATGGGCGTCTCCTTCGGCTGGCACAAGTACGCAGGTGACGGCGGTTCCGTCATCGGCATCGACACATTCGGCGCTTCGGCACCGGGCGACCTCGTCATGAAAGAGTACGGCTTCACCGTCGAGAACGTCCTTGAGCACGTGAAAAAAGTCCTCGGCTAAGTCTGCCTACGACTCCCGGTTTACAAAAAAACGCCTTCCCTCGGGAGGGCGTTTTTCTCGTTCCCACCACGCTTTCCAGACCTTGTGCCTTCTTTCACAAATCGTTCAATCTTACATGTAACTACATAGCCCCAAAGAGCTAGTCGCGGGTGTATGATAGGGGTGTAAGAACGAAGGAGGCTGATATCAGTCATGAAAAAATTTACTCTTCTTGCAGCGACATCGGTTGTTGCTTTTGGTATGATTCTCGCAGGTTGTGGTTCCTCTTCTGATTCTTCGTCCACAGCTTCTACTTCCGGCTCGACGTCTTCCAGCACGAGCAGCACCACCACCAAGGACTCTTCGACCACCGCTACCACCACGACTCCGGCTACCACCACCGAATCCACCGGTGACGAGCAAGTCATCCATGTCACGGCGAAAAACTTCGCTTGGACGCTCGACAAAACCGAAGTCAAAGTCGGCAAGCCGGTCAAATTGATCGTCACCGCATCCGAAGGCATGCACGCTCTCTCCATCGACGGCACCGACGTGAAAGACGTTCACGCGATGTCCGGCAAGGAAGAAACCGCAACCTTCACCCCGACCAAAGCGGGCGACCTCGACCTGAAATGCACCCAAATGTGCGGTGTAGGCCACGGTACCATGGTCACCAAGCTGAAAGTCACCGAATAATCACCAACGCCAATCTTCTCGACATCCAAAGACCATGCGTCCCCCACGGACGACATGGTCTTTTTTTTCTTGTAACTTGGACAAACTGTCTCACGTCCTTTCTCATATACATGGGAAGAGGGATGGAGGGTGTTGTTCAACATGAAAAAGACACAGAAAATCTGGTGGAGTGTGCTCCTCTCCAC contains:
- a CDS encoding YitT family protein; protein product: MKRQRRSYKPRTLLFLDFLYITVGSLLIALAVTWVFVPNKTVTGGVTGISILLYYMFGWKVSVTSLLINIPLFWAGYRFLGGREFALKTLYGILALTIWLQVLEPLKDHPLTTDTLLASIYGGLLLGAGLGIVFRGRATTGGTDLAARLVQKYTGITAGTLLLVIDGSIVTAAGVIFGIERVLYALISLFITSKTIDLVQQGVAVGKVSYIITDHEEAVRQAILFNLVRGCTKLPSTGGFTGEQRPMLMTVVSRSEVSRLKELVRQIDPRAFVIVSDVQEVLGEGFTYAQDQTAHDERSS
- the tkt gene encoding transketolase — protein: MSANFDQLAITAIRTLSIDMIDKANSGHPGLPMGAAPMAYELWAHQMKHNPSNPKWFDRDRFVLSAGHGSALLYSLLHLTGYDLPLNELKQFRQWGSKTPGHPEYGHTPGVEATTGPLGQGIGMAVGMAMAEAHLAATYNREGHEVISHYTYALCGDGDLMEGVAAEAASMAGHMGLGKLVVLYDSNDISLDGQLNMSFTESVQKRFESYGWQYLRVEDGTDINAIGAAIEQAQGDTQHPTLIEIRTVIGYGSPNRAGTNKVHGSPLGAEESKLTKQGYNWEHEAFDIPQAIRDHFAHIKEKGQQLESEWNAKFSAYEKAHPELAQQLKLAIDGELPPGWDKDLPTYTPEGPAMATRETSGAALNGLAKNLPTLFGGSADLAGSNNTTLKGLPVFDVKDYSGRNVWFGVREHAMGAALNGLALHGGVNPYGGTFFVFSDYLRPSIRLAALMGLPVLYVLTHDSIAVGEDGPTHEPVEHLAALRVIPNLTVLRPADGNETNEAYRWALSQKSSPVAMVLTRQKLPQLPDTGEKARDGIAKGAYVLADAANGATPQVILIATGSEVSLAMAAKKALDEQGIAARVVSMPAQNLFEQQSQAYKDSVLPPSVKARVAIEMGVSFGWHKYAGDGGSVIGIDTFGASAPGDLVMKEYGFTVENVLEHVKKVLG
- a CDS encoding cupredoxin domain-containing protein, which produces MKKFTLLAATSVVAFGMILAGCGSSSDSSSTASTSGSTSSSTSSTTTKDSSTTATTTTPATTTESTGDEQVIHVTAKNFAWTLDKTEVKVGKPVKLIVTASEGMHALSIDGTDVKDVHAMSGKEETATFTPTKAGDLDLKCTQMCGVGHGTMVTKLKVTE